DNA sequence from the Acidobacteriota bacterium genome:
TTCGCTTTGTCTGTTAGCGACATGAATTTTTTTAGTAGCCGGTCGTCGGTGACTGATTGACCAATGGAACAACGTCGTCACTTGCTTCCAATCATTACGATGGCAAGGTGGCGCCATCCCAACGCACACGCCGCAACAAGTCGAAATCCGACAACATGGCGCCTGCCCCGAGCACAACCGACGACAATGGGTCTTCCGCCAGTGAAACCGGGAGCCCCGTGTCTTTCATTAATCGAACATCCAGCTTTTTCAGCAACGCGCCTCCACCGGTCAACACAATACCGCGATCCACGATGTCGGCAGACAATTCCGGCGGCGTTCGTTCCAGGGCGACACGCACAGCGTTAATGATCGTCATCACGGAATCAGACAAGGCTTCACGGATCTCTTCATCCGTGACAACGATTGTTTTCGGAATGCCTTCGATCAGATTTCGACCTTTAATTTCCATTTCCTTCGGTTCGTCCAATGTGTCTGCCGAACCGATTTCGATCTTCACCTGCTCCGCGGTGCGCTCACCGATCAGCATGTTGTACTTGCGCTTGATGTATTGAATGATGGATTCATCCATCTCGTTTCCGGCGACGCGCACGCTCTTGGAATAGACAATACCGGACAAGGAAATGACGGCAATATCGGAGGTTCCGCCTCCAATATCCACGATCATGTTTCCGTGGGGTTCGGTAATCGGCAACCCCGCGCCGATGGCCGCAGCCATCGCCTCTTCAACCAGATAAACTTCAGCGGCTTTGGCGCGATAGGCGCTGTCTTCCACAGCGCGCCGCTCGACCTGCGTAATTTCCGACGGGATGCCGATGACGATGCGCGGGCTAACCCAGGTTTTTCCGCCGTGAGCCTGCTGAATAAAGTATTGCAGCATTTTTTCAGTCACTTCAAAGTCAGCGATGACACCATCTTTCATCGGACGAATCGCCACGATGTTTCCAGGAGTACGCCCCAGCATCTCTTTGGCTTTATTACCGACGGCTTCGACTTTATGGGTGACCTTGTTGATCGCGACGATGGATGGCTCAGAAACAACAATGCCCCGGCCACGAGCAAAAACCAGAGTGTTTGCAGTGCCGAGGTCAATAGCCAAGTCGCTGGAAAAAAGACTAAAAATCGAACGTAAATTCATTTAGTGTGAAATGACAACCTTTCCGAAATTCGGCTTCAGTCGCAATTGCAAACTGCTCGGAACTTATTTTGTTGAGTTGTTTGCCTTTTGCGGCGTTCAGCATATAGCAAAAGGGCATATAAATGAAGCAGTAAGACGAAATTCGTGCGAAAAGTCTCGCTGGATGTCGCTGCCGCCTTAGCCCGCAGTAGTTTGAGTTGGGTTGAGGGAAGGTTAACAATGCCGCTGCTTCGCATTGACTTACAGGTGGCGCACTGAGTCGGTAAAACGCTGGCGGCATGAAATAACTGGATCAGGCCGACTGTAAGTCGGCCTGATCCAGTTCGCATAACAGAACTCCGAAAAACTTATGAAATGCTGTTGTTGGCGGTTTCCAGCTTGGTGTTGATCTTGCTGAAAATCTGGCTGATGCTGGTTCCCATGGTGGTCAGCACGAAAACGGCGGCGGCGCCGATTAAAACCAACAGCAATGAGTACTCAACGATATCCTGTCCCTGTTCGTCCTTCACAAAAGAGTTCACAAAATTTCTGATCATCGTATTACCTCCTAAAATAATGCCAAACGGCATAGGTTAATCTGACTGTCGAACGACGCTCATAATTCAATTGATTGAATTTGGTGAGGTCGTGGAAAAAGGCGGCGCTATGACGCACAAAATACAAACTACGCTGCTTCAGTGTATTGATTTTTGAATTTATTGGGGGGAAAGAATCCGGCAGCCGTCAGTCCCCCTGAGGGAGAAGATGCTCACGCATTAGAGAACATCTTCCAAAAGTACTGGGGCAAGAAAAGTTGAAATTGATCTGAGAGGCGATCACTGATCAATTCGGAGGTTTAATAGCACAGCCTTAAAAATCAATGCAAGTCGAATTTTTCTGCGCCAAACCTGTTCGTTGCACTTTTCACCCTTCCGGCAATTCAACAGTCTGTGTTGTAATCCACGCGAAATCACTGATCACCTACGGAGAAATGCCCATGTTTCGGGTCGAACGCTGCATAAAACTATCGGCTGTTGGTGTTTTTGCGCTGAGCCTTAGCTCGTGGTTTGTTTGCACTTCGGCGGCGTTTACGCCGTTTCCTCAAACCGATAACGCGCGTGAAGAATTCTTTGAAACCCGCATCCGGCCTTTATTGACAGCGGCTTGTTATGATTGCCACACGGCGTCAGAGGCCGGTGGACTAAGAGTGGATTCGCGCGAAGGATTATTGAAGGGCGGGAATTCCGGTCCTGCCATTGTTCCCAATCAGCCTGAATCCAGTTTGCTGATGCAAGCTGTCTCGCATTCTCACAGCCGCTTGAAAATGCCGAAAGGCAAACCGAAGCTAAAAGACGAAGATATTTCCAGCTTGCGCCAATGGATCAAGGACGGCGCGTACTGGCCTGCAACGAAAGCCCAAACTTCACCGAGTGGATACAAAATCTCCCCGCAGCAAAAAAGTCATTGGGCGTATCAACCGATTCGCAAAACCGTGCCGCATCAAGCTGCCGACTCCAACTGGCCACGAAATGAGATTGACCATTTCGTGCTGACCAGACTGGAAAGCGATGGCTTGCACCCAAACCCCGCAGCCGACAAACGTTCGCTGATTCGCAGGGCGACTTTTGATTTGACCGGGTTGCCCCCCACACCGGAAGAAATCCAAGCGTTTCTCGTTGATAAATCGCCTGAAGCTTTTGTAAAAGTCGTCGAGCGGCTTTTGGCTTCGCCTCGATACGGTGAACGTTGGGCGCGGCACTGGCTGGATGTGGCTCGATATTCCGACACGCAAGGCGTCAATGACACAACGATTTTGCTTTACCCTTTCGCGTATACCTATCGCGATTGGGTCATTCGCGCTTTCAATGAAGACCTGCCTTACGATCAATTCCTGTTGCAGCAAATCGCCGCTGACCGGTTGCCGAACAATGATTCGCATAATTTGGCTGCGCTGGGATTTTTGACCGTCGGGCGCGGGGGCTTCGCCACAACAACCGAAGAGCGAATTGACGACAAAGTAGATGTGGCGATCCGCGGCACGATGGCGCTGACCGTAAGTTGCGCTCGATGCCACAATCACA
Encoded proteins:
- a CDS encoding rod shape-determining protein — its product is MNLRSIFSLFSSDLAIDLGTANTLVFARGRGIVVSEPSIVAINKVTHKVEAVGNKAKEMLGRTPGNIVAIRPMKDGVIADFEVTEKMLQYFIQQAHGGKTWVSPRIVIGIPSEITQVERRAVEDSAYRAKAAEVYLVEEAMAAAIGAGLPITEPHGNMIVDIGGGTSDIAVISLSGIVYSKSVRVAGNEMDESIIQYIKRKYNMLIGERTAEQVKIEIGSADTLDEPKEMEIKGRNLIEGIPKTIVVTDEEIREALSDSVMTIINAVRVALERTPPELSADIVDRGIVLTGGGALLKKLDVRLMKDTGLPVSLAEDPLSSVVLGAGAMLSDFDLLRRVRWDGATLPS
- a CDS encoding Flp family type IVb pilin yields the protein MIRNFVNSFVKDEQGQDIVEYSLLLVLIGAAAVFVLTTMGTSISQIFSKINTKLETANNSIS